The DNA region GTGATCTGGCTGACCATGAGCACACCGACCACCGCGTAGACGACGACAGTCAGCACGAGGTCGGTGCGGATCAGCGTGTCCTGGCTGATCGAGTCGTCGCGCGAGAGCAGGTAGGCCGCCAACTGCATCAGGCCGCCGAACCCGATCGACGCGCTGACCAGGGTCAACGCCCGATGCGACAGCAGCCGGCCGTCGGTGCCGACGTCCGTCAGCGGCTGAGGCGCTGCGTGGGGCCAGGCCGAAACCGCCGCGGGGAGCGCATCAGGGACCGGCGGGGGACTGACCGGCGGCAAGAACAGCAGGTAGCACGACGTGCACCACTTGGCCTCACGCGGTGACTGAGCGCCGCATTGGGTGCAGGTCTGCACTACGTCCCATCGACTGCTTCGCGCGACGCCTTGATTCGCCGAACCCTACGCAGGTACGCCGGTCAGGGCGCTCGGGAGCAACCTTCGCAGCCTCGACGAAAATGGCGGTGGCGGTGGGATTTGAACCCACGGAGGAGTTGCCCCCTCACACGCTTTCGAGGCGTGCTCCTTCGACCGCTCGGACACGCCACCGGCGAAGAGCCTAGCCCGACCGCGCATCGGCGCCGCCCGCGAGGCGCCGGCTATTTCAGCCAGATCAGCTTGCTGGCGTTCGCGGCGCCGTCAGCCATCACCACCACCGGCTGGGGTCCGATCAGCCCTTGCGGGGAACCCTTGATCCGCAGCGTCGCCTCGACCGTCGCGGGCAGCCCGATCCGCTGGATCGTCGCGGACGTGCACGGCCCGAAGTCGGGGCAGTTGGCCAGGAACGCGAGGTCACCGATCGTGGTGGTGAGCACCTGCCCCGCGCCGTACATCGACCCGAGGGCGGTCTTGCGAATGGCGAGCGTCGACGGGTCGATCTCCGAATACTTGATGTGGGCACCGTCGCCGACCGACGCGAGGACCAGCCCGTCGACATAGGACAAGCTCGACTCGGCAAACGTCGCCGCTTTCGTCGACGCAGTCTTGCCGCTCGGCGTGACCCGCGCGATTCGCCCCGCGGTCGTCACGTAGAACAGGTCCCCGGCGCCATCGATCACCGGGTTGCTGATCGAGTCGGCCTTGCTGGCCAGAACCCGCGGCGCCTTCCCGACTTGCAGCTCCTCCATGACGGAAGGGCCCTTCGCCGCCGCCGACTGCGCCTCGACCCACACGACGAGACCCGTGCCCTTGGCCCGCCCGGCGACCAGGTCGGACACCGGCGCAGCTCCGGTCACGCTCCATCGCGCGAGCTGGGAACCGGCCGGGCTGTACGCCGTCACGTCCGTCACGGTCTGGGCGACGACCGCGCCGCCGCCGACCGTCAGACCGAAGAACTGATGCGTCACGTCGGCGAAGTCGCTCGGCGTGCCGCGATCCTTCACCTCGTAGAGGCTCGACCCCGACGCGTAGTAGACCGTGCCGTCCGGCGCTTCGGCGATGAACGGTCGTTGATCGACAAGCCCTTCGACCGCCGGCGTCACCGTGTCGGTGAACGAGACCGAGATCGGTGCCTTCGGCGAACCGCTCGCCGCGGCCGGCTCCAGGTTCGCCAGCAGCAACCCGCTGGCGCCGATCGCCAGCGCTGCCACCTTGATCGTGGTCGTCCTCATAGCGTCTCCCCCGCTTGTTCGGCTAAGCCTGCCCCAACCCCACCAGCTGCGGCGTGCTGCCGGCAGTCATCTCCAACACGATCGGATCAGGTCCCATCACCGCCGCGCCGTACGGGACGGACAGCTGAGGACCTTGGCTGTCCGGCAGCGTGATGCGGCGTACGCCGGTCTTCGTGCAGTAGTTCGTCGTCCCGCACTCGTTGTCCAGGGACAACGCCCCGATCGAGGTGATCGCAAGATCGGCGTAGTCGCCGGCGTGACCGCTGTGTGAGCTGATCACGCCGAGCGTCGCAGGGTTGATCTCGTCGATCACCGTCGACACGTTGTCGATCTCCGCAATCAGCGTGCCACCGACGTAGGCGAGGGTCGCCGCCGAGTACGCCGAGTCCGCGCTCTTGGCGACCGTACCGGTGGGAGACACCCGGTCGAGCCGACCGTCGAAGCCGACGAAGAAGGCATCACCCGCACCGTCCACCGCGAGGTCGATCGGTGCGGCGCGGGTGGTGATCGTCCGCAACGAATGCCCGACCTGCAACTCGTAGAGCGTCGCCGGCGCCAACCCGGAGGCACTTGCCAACGGGTCGATCAGCGACCAGATCACGTTGCCGCTGATCTGCAGCGAGGGCGCGTAGCCGCCCGCTTGTTCGACGTCCCAGTCGCCGACCCGCTTCCCGGTGTAGCGGTCGTAGGCGACCACGTCGGTCGGCGTCTCCACCACGAGCATCGACGCGCTCGCCGCGAGCGCGTAGATCCGATCTCTGACGTCGACGGCTGCCCGCGTCTGCTCGCCCAGCGAGCGGTAGACGGTCGTTCCGTGGGCGAAGAACACGACACCGTCGGGTGCCTCGGCGACCAGCGGCGCGCGGAAGCGGCTGGTGACGTGCTTCGGCAGCTGGTACTGGTAGCGCACCACGAGGCCGTTCGCAGCGACCGGTTTCGGCGTCTTGGCAAAGCCGGCCGGCGTGCCAAGCGCCACCGCCGCCGCGGCGACGGCCAGGACCAGCACCTGGCGGCGCAGCGCTCGCTTCATCGACTCTCCCCTGTCCGCACGAGACGATGATCCTCGCTGATCAGCGCCGCGTCAGGAACCAGGCTGCCAGTATCTGCGAGCAGTCCTCGGCCATGACGCCACCGACGACCTCCGGCCGATGGTTGAGGCGGCGGTCGCGCACCACGTCCCACAGCGAGCCCGCCGCGCCCGCCTTGGGATCGACCGCGCCGTAGACGATGCGATCGAGCCGGGACAGGACCGCGGCGCCTGCACACATCGTGCAGGGTTCCAGCGTCACGACCAGCGTCAGGCCGTCGAGCCGCCACGAGCCGCGCACCTTCGCAGCCTCGCGGATCGCAAGCACTTCGGCATGTGCCGTCGGGTCGCCGTCGCGCTCCCGCGCGTTGTGGCCCTGCCCGATCACCGCACCCGTGTCGTCGACGACGACCGCGCCGACCGGCACGTCGCCGGCCACCTCGGCGAGACGCGCCTGATCGATGGCCCGCAGCATCGCGGCGGCGTAGGGAACTGCGATCACGTCGACTTGCCGGACCGGCTACTCGCCGCGGAGCTTCTCCA from Mycobacteriales bacterium includes:
- the tadA gene encoding tRNA adenosine(34) deaminase TadA, coding for MLRAIDQARLAEVAGDVPVGAVVVDDTGAVIGQGHNARERDGDPTAHAEVLAIREAAKVRGSWRLDGLTLVVTLEPCTMCAGAAVLSRLDRIVYGAVDPKAGAAGSLWDVVRDRRLNHRPEVVGGVMAEDCSQILAAWFLTRR